From a region of the Fischerella sp. JS2 genome:
- a CDS encoding element excision factor XisI family protein, protein MDTRLKYQDIIKSILQKHADYPAALPDSYDSQTIFDDERGQYLVLGIGWSGDK, encoded by the coding sequence ATGGATACACGATTAAAGTATCAAGATATTATTAAAAGCATCCTCCAAAAACACGCAGATTATCCCGCTGCTCTACCCGACAGTTACGACTCTCAAACTATATTTGACGATGAGCGAGGGCAGTATTTAGTTTTGGGTATTGGCTGGAGTGGTGACAAGTAG
- a CDS encoding MoaD/ThiS family protein, translating to MSVKVLVPTALQKFTDNQATIDCNASTIAELFESLEQAFPGIKSRLCDEGGQPRRFLNLYVNSEDIRFLEGTKTPLKEGDEVSIVPAVAGG from the coding sequence ATGTCTGTAAAAGTTTTAGTTCCTACCGCTCTGCAAAAATTTACTGATAATCAGGCTACTATAGATTGCAATGCTAGTACTATTGCAGAACTTTTTGAATCTCTAGAGCAGGCTTTTCCTGGTATTAAGTCACGCTTATGTGATGAAGGAGGACAGCCGCGACGATTTTTAAATTTGTACGTCAATAGCGAAGATATTCGCTTTTTAGAAGGAACAAAAACACCTTTAAAAGAGGGTGATGAAGTCAGCATTGTTCCTGCTGTAGCTGGCGGTTGA
- the thrC gene encoding threonine synthase, with product MTQAIDTQKATAAFKALKCKECGAEYELKASHVCEFCFGPLEVSYDYNSLRQTVTRESIQAGSNSMWRYRKFLPVASENPIDVGTGMTPLVRSQRLARRLGLNKLYIKNDAVNMPTLSFKDRVVSVALTRARELGFTTVSCASTGNLANSTAAIAAHAGLDCCVFIPADLEAGKILGSLIYSPTLMAVKANYDQVNRLCSEVANTHGWGFVNINLRPYYSEGSKTLGFEVAEQLGWQLPDHIVAPLASGSLFTKIYKGFNEFVEVGLVEGKPVKYSGAQAEGCSPIAQAFKEDRDFIQPVKPNTIAKSIAIGNPADGIYAVEIAKKTGGSIESVTDAEIIEGIKLLAETEGIFTETAGGTTIAVLKKLVEAGKIDPDETTVVYITGNGLKTQEAVHGYIGEPLTIEAKLDSFEGALERSRTLERLEWQQVLV from the coding sequence ATGACTCAGGCAATTGACACCCAAAAGGCAACCGCCGCTTTCAAAGCTTTGAAATGTAAAGAATGTGGCGCAGAATACGAACTCAAAGCCAGCCATGTATGTGAGTTCTGCTTTGGGCCTTTGGAAGTAAGTTACGACTATAACAGCCTTCGTCAAACTGTTACCCGCGAATCAATTCAAGCGGGGTCAAATTCGATGTGGCGCTATCGGAAGTTTTTGCCTGTGGCTAGCGAAAACCCTATTGATGTGGGAACTGGTATGACTCCCTTGGTGCGTTCCCAACGCTTGGCACGTCGCTTAGGCTTGAATAAGCTTTACATTAAAAATGATGCTGTGAATATGCCTACCCTCAGCTTCAAAGATAGGGTGGTATCAGTTGCTTTGACACGGGCGCGGGAGTTAGGTTTCACGACTGTTTCTTGTGCTAGCACTGGTAACTTGGCGAATTCTACTGCTGCGATCGCAGCTCATGCTGGTTTAGATTGTTGTGTCTTCATCCCTGCTGACCTGGAAGCTGGTAAGATCTTGGGCAGCCTGATCTACAGCCCTACTTTGATGGCTGTTAAAGCTAACTACGACCAAGTCAACCGCCTCTGCTCGGAAGTTGCCAATACACACGGTTGGGGTTTTGTCAATATTAACTTGCGTCCTTACTACTCAGAAGGTTCCAAAACTTTGGGCTTTGAAGTTGCAGAACAACTGGGTTGGCAGCTACCTGACCATATCGTTGCACCTCTGGCATCAGGTTCGCTGTTTACAAAAATTTATAAAGGCTTCAATGAATTTGTGGAAGTTGGTTTAGTCGAAGGTAAACCAGTTAAATATAGTGGCGCCCAAGCCGAAGGTTGTTCACCTATTGCTCAAGCCTTTAAAGAAGATCGTGATTTTATTCAGCCAGTGAAACCAAACACAATTGCTAAATCGATCGCGATCGGCAATCCAGCAGATGGTATTTACGCTGTCGAAATTGCCAAGAAGACAGGTGGTAGCATTGAATCTGTAACTGATGCTGAGATTATAGAAGGCATCAAGTTGCTAGCGGAAACTGAAGGTATTTTTACCGAAACCGCTGGTGGTACAACAATTGCCGTGCTGAAGAAATTGGTGGAAGCTGGCAAAATTGACCCAGATGAAACCACCGTTGTTTATATCACAGGCAATGGTTTAAAAACCCAAGAAGCTGTACACGGCTACATTGGTGAACCTTTGACAATAGAAGCAAAGCTCGATAGTTTTGAGGGAGCCCTTGAGCGTTCTCGTACACTTGAGCGCCTAGAATGGCAGCAAGTTCTTGTTTAG
- a CDS encoding helix-turn-helix domain-containing protein produces the protein MVGVTQIEIVDSVEELEKLLRHQKQSRSKERIQALYLIKGQEMSVSEIAKILGKHRATVHRWLADYREGGIEAVVEFGTSSGRKRAIPDWAVSSLKKQLEQPEGGFQRYTQIQHWLEKTLGVQAEYATVHHLARYRLKAKLKVPRPRNRKQDEEKLESFKKNSVMTCN, from the coding sequence ATGGTAGGGGTAACACAGATCGAGATAGTTGATAGTGTCGAGGAACTAGAGAAGTTGCTCAGACATCAAAAACAGTCTCGGAGCAAAGAACGTATACAAGCCCTATATCTGATTAAAGGGCAAGAAATGAGTGTAAGTGAGATTGCTAAAATCTTGGGAAAACATCGAGCTACAGTACATCGATGGTTGGCAGATTATCGAGAAGGAGGAATTGAGGCGGTTGTTGAATTTGGAACGAGTTCAGGTCGAAAAAGAGCAATACCAGATTGGGCTGTATCGAGTTTGAAAAAACAACTCGAACAACCAGAAGGTGGGTTTCAACGGTACACACAAATACAACATTGGTTAGAAAAAACCTTGGGTGTGCAAGCTGAGTACGCAACTGTACATCATCTGGCACGTTACAGGCTCAAAGCCAAGCTGAAAGTCCCACGTCCGCGTAACCGAAAACAGGACGAAGAAAAACTAGAGTCTTTTAAAAAAAACTCGGTGATGACTTGCAATTAA
- a CDS encoding IS630 family transposase → MQLIAQYSAIILPQYENIRYFVQDESRFGLKTIEGRKITLPGVKPIGDWQWQFKAFWLYGAVEPLTGESLFWQFSHVDTECYQQFLNEFAACYPKSLNILQVDNGLFHKAKRLQIPENIVLLFQPAHSPELNPIERVWEYLKQDLKWELFDHLEHLQTKVAQLLALLTPQIAASLTGYDFILNALSVANIF, encoded by the coding sequence TTGCAATTAATTGCTCAATACAGTGCCATTATCTTGCCCCAGTACGAAAATATTCGTTATTTTGTACAAGATGAGAGTCGATTTGGACTCAAAACCATTGAAGGACGTAAAATTACTCTTCCCGGAGTTAAGCCTATTGGTGATTGGCAGTGGCAATTTAAAGCGTTCTGGCTATATGGAGCAGTTGAACCACTTACTGGGGAAAGTTTATTTTGGCAGTTTTCTCATGTTGATACCGAATGCTACCAACAATTTTTGAACGAGTTCGCTGCCTGTTATCCCAAATCACTTAACATTCTCCAAGTTGATAACGGCTTATTTCATAAAGCTAAACGTTTACAAATTCCAGAGAATATTGTTCTTTTGTTCCAGCCTGCTCATTCTCCTGAACTGAATCCCATAGAGCGCGTTTGGGAATATCTCAAGCAAGACTTGAAATGGGAGCTATTTGATCACCTGGAGCATCTGCAAACCAAGGTTGCTCAACTCCTAGCTCTCCTCACTCCTCAAATTGCTGCTTCTTTGACTGGTTATGACTTCATCCTCAATGCCTTATCTGTCGCAAACATTTTTTGA
- a CDS encoding IS1 family transposase (programmed frameshift), producing MECPRCGSCHNRKNGKKRGKQNHICCDCGRQFIDVYKPPRGYSDEIKQECLKMYVNGMGFRGIERVKNVHHTTIIHWVKRVGTQLADTPNSKEIPQVGELDELETFIGFKKNKIWLWTAVNHFTQGILAWVLGDRSSTTFQQLWNIVQCWQSYFYVTDGYPVYPCFVPDGDQIVSKTYMTRVENENTRLRHYLARLHRKTLCYSKTEEMLRYSVRLLLHYLKYRSVPLPA from the exons ATGGAATGTCCACGCTGTGGATCTTGTCATAACCGTAAGAATGGAAAGAAAAGAGGTAAACAGAATCACATTTGCTGTGATTGTGGTCGTCAATTCATTGATGTCTATAAACCACCCAGGGGCTACTCGGATGAAATCAAACAAGAATGCCTAAAAATGTACGTCAATGGTATGGGATTTCGTGGAATTGAAAGGGTGAAAAACGTTCATCATACTACCATTATTCATTGGGTTAAACGAGTGGGTACACAATTGGCGGATACACCAAATTCAAAGGAAATTCCGCAGGTGGGAGAACTAGATGAATTAGAAACATTTATTGGTT TCAAAAAAAATAAAATCTGGTTGTGGACGGCGGTAAATCACTTTACTCAAGGTATTCTTGCTTGGGTTTTAGGTGATCGTAGTTCGACTACTTTCCAACAGTTATGGAACATTGTCCAGTGTTGGCAGAGTTATTTTTACGTCACAGATGGATACCCTGTTTACCCTTGTTTTGTTCCTGATGGTGACCAAATTGTGAGTAAGACCTACATGACACGAGTCGAAAATGAAAACACAAGGCTTAGACATTATTTGGCTCGTCTTCATCGTAAAACTTTATGTTATTCCAAAACCGAGGAAATGCTGAGATACTCTGTTCGATTGTTATTGCACTACCTCAAATATCGTTCTGTTCCCTTACCTGCCTAA
- a CDS encoding S-layer homology domain-containing protein has product MTSSLRLFSVAVSLPTLCLAVNAAIPLLSHAQTPTQTTFPDVPPNYWAQPFIQRLAQRNIVAGYPDGTFRPEQAVQRDELAAIIRQAFNQPPVRQIESGSAFKDVSEQYWAERPIESAYQQGFMSAYPNGNFRPNQPVTKVEAITALNKGLDLTSDTPVAVSATTQPTTQQRARRKPVFVPIAITSLMQPLIIPRAEAVPPAATAPGTKTPQKATQPQRSASAIVNDYYTDASSIPQNAIPDVAAATKQNIVVNYPNVRQLNPNQPASRAEIAALIHQTLVSQGRMEPLLKDSPANQYIVRTSGNN; this is encoded by the coding sequence ATGACTAGCTCTCTTCGATTATTCTCAGTAGCTGTATCTTTACCCACTTTATGTTTGGCTGTAAATGCAGCTATACCCTTACTAAGTCATGCTCAAACTCCTACACAAACTACCTTCCCTGATGTGCCACCTAATTACTGGGCGCAACCATTTATTCAACGCTTGGCACAAAGGAACATAGTGGCAGGATATCCTGATGGCACATTTCGACCAGAGCAAGCAGTACAGCGTGATGAATTAGCTGCAATTATTCGTCAAGCTTTTAACCAACCGCCAGTGCGACAGATAGAAAGTGGCTCTGCATTCAAAGATGTTTCTGAACAATACTGGGCAGAACGTCCGATTGAGTCAGCATATCAACAAGGCTTTATGTCTGCCTACCCTAATGGTAATTTTCGACCAAATCAACCTGTTACCAAAGTTGAAGCAATAACTGCTTTGAACAAAGGTCTAGATTTAACTTCTGATACGCCAGTGGCAGTTTCTGCAACTACTCAACCAACTACACAACAACGAGCAAGGAGAAAACCAGTATTTGTTCCAATCGCGATTACTTCCCTAATGCAGCCTCTAATAATTCCTAGAGCCGAGGCTGTACCTCCTGCTGCAACTGCTCCTGGAACAAAGACACCTCAAAAAGCTACACAACCCCAACGTTCTGCCTCAGCTATTGTCAATGACTATTACACAGATGCCAGCAGTATCCCGCAAAATGCTATTCCTGATGTCGCCGCAGCCACCAAACAAAATATAGTGGTGAACTATCCAAATGTAAGACAACTCAACCCTAACCAGCCTGCTAGCCGTGCAGAAATTGCGGCTTTAATCCATCAAACATTGGTTTCTCAGGGAAGAATGGAACCACTTCTTAAAGATTCACCTGCTAATCAGTATATTGTTCGGACTTCTGGTAATAACTAA
- a CDS encoding type IV pilin-like G/H family protein, which yields MLKPELQAKFLQHLNNRKKKNEEGFTLIELLVVVIIIGVLAAIALPSLLSQVSKARQTEAKQNTGAMNRAQQAYFLENNNSFTTSVQQLALGIRTQTDNYVYEIGSTGTTGTIVTNKGKSLKAKLKSYAGVTYTSTQTVSGVNEAITLAFLCESSNPATTDYASGITVNDGAANTTACPNDGTGTMSPLK from the coding sequence ATGCTCAAGCCAGAACTGCAAGCCAAATTCCTCCAGCATTTGAACAATCGTAAGAAAAAAAATGAAGAAGGTTTTACACTTATTGAATTATTGGTGGTAGTAATTATTATCGGTGTACTGGCGGCTATTGCATTACCTTCGCTCTTAAGCCAAGTTAGTAAAGCGCGTCAGACAGAAGCAAAACAGAATACTGGTGCGATGAACCGGGCGCAGCAAGCATACTTTTTGGAAAACAATAACTCTTTCACAACTTCAGTTCAGCAATTAGCTCTTGGTATCAGAACACAGACTGATAACTATGTATACGAAATAGGGTCTACTGGTACTACTGGCACAATTGTTACCAACAAAGGCAAGTCATTAAAGGCAAAGCTTAAGTCATACGCTGGTGTAACTTACACCTCAACTCAAACAGTAAGCGGAGTTAATGAAGCAATCACCTTAGCATTTCTCTGTGAAAGCTCGAACCCAGCAACCACAGATTACGCGAGCGGTATAACAGTGAACGATGGAGCCGCAAATACTACTGCTTGTCCTAATGATGGTACTGGTACAATGAGCCCATTGAAATAA
- a CDS encoding tetratricopeptide repeat protein: MNSRFSVEKFFSQDEYAYQCFIQGDYSQAANLYKQAIDAEPNVKSHCWYLGLSLLLQGQEVEAQTTWFMAIMEGEPDQVELWNDELVSILQAEVERWEKISDSSTAYLLRLHIQEVQPKNLENLLHIVQLAIKLNKFSGDDLNFLKLIEILKSKSLVEINASLLIQVLQEVLECEPLHQSSLEFSEACLPHLENIPQFFAILLVTAITIAYSLRKPTQAVKFAELCLQIDAEDLELLRHLSAFYQNAGDYLKGIETAKKCYSLLEAEALVDRVFANHLLLRGLINSGGYYEEGIAVLQRQESLLNELIEQHTTIDDYAQISRVLLSTFFFPYLRDQPQQTRKIQNQIAQLCQLYLQKYVSKRDNWYQKQQYCIHKKLDASNRRLKIGYLSHCFRQHSVGWLARWLFEYHNRDRFEIYNYFINYKDQQDPLQQWYTSTVEQARKMGIDSQEIAKQIYQDEIDILIDLDSLTLDISCEVMALKPAPVQATWLGWDASGIPAIDYYIADPYVLPESAQDYYKEKIWRLPQTYIAVDGFEVGVPTLRREHLNIPTDAVIYLSTQGGCKRHPDTVRLQMRILKAVPNSYFLIKGLADQEAIKVFFTQLAKEEGVDGERLRFLPEVPSEAIHRANLSIADVILDTYPYNGATTTMETLWMGIPLVTKVGEQFAARNSYTMMMNAGLTEGIAWTDGEYLDWGIRLGKDSALRQKIVCQLREFKKSAPLWNAQKFTQDMEKAYEQMWQIYVEGKS; this comes from the coding sequence ATGAATTCTAGATTTTCTGTAGAAAAATTTTTTAGTCAAGATGAATATGCTTATCAATGCTTTATCCAAGGTGATTACTCTCAAGCTGCAAATTTATACAAACAAGCAATTGATGCAGAACCGAACGTAAAGTCTCACTGCTGGTATTTAGGTTTGAGTTTACTTCTACAGGGGCAAGAAGTAGAAGCGCAGACAACTTGGTTCATGGCAATTATGGAAGGTGAACCAGATCAAGTTGAACTTTGGAATGACGAATTAGTAAGTATTTTGCAAGCAGAAGTAGAGAGATGGGAGAAAATATCTGATAGTTCCACAGCTTATTTGCTGAGACTACACATACAGGAAGTTCAACCCAAAAATCTGGAGAATTTATTACACATAGTCCAGTTAGCAATCAAGTTAAATAAATTTAGTGGAGATGATTTAAATTTTCTGAAACTTATTGAAATATTAAAATCAAAGTCACTAGTAGAAATTAATGCAAGCTTGTTAATACAAGTCCTACAGGAGGTTTTAGAGTGTGAGCCTCTGCATCAATCTTCACTAGAATTTTCTGAAGCTTGTTTACCGCATCTAGAAAATATCCCTCAATTTTTCGCTATTTTATTAGTAACAGCTATCACAATTGCTTATTCTTTAAGAAAACCTACTCAAGCAGTTAAGTTTGCAGAATTATGTCTGCAAATCGATGCTGAAGATTTAGAATTATTAAGACATTTATCTGCTTTTTATCAAAATGCTGGAGATTACTTAAAAGGTATAGAGACAGCTAAAAAGTGCTATTCGCTATTAGAAGCAGAGGCGTTAGTAGATAGAGTTTTTGCGAATCATCTTCTGCTGCGAGGGTTGATTAACAGTGGTGGTTACTACGAGGAAGGTATTGCAGTTTTACAGCGTCAAGAATCGCTTTTAAATGAACTAATAGAACAGCACACAACTATAGATGACTACGCTCAAATATCTCGTGTGCTACTTTCAACATTTTTTTTCCCCTATCTTCGAGATCAGCCGCAGCAAACTAGAAAAATTCAGAACCAGATTGCTCAACTTTGCCAATTATATCTGCAAAAATATGTGAGTAAACGAGACAATTGGTATCAAAAACAACAATATTGTATTCATAAAAAACTGGATGCATCTAATAGAAGATTAAAAATTGGCTATCTATCTCATTGTTTCAGGCAACATTCAGTAGGGTGGTTAGCACGATGGTTATTCGAGTATCACAATCGCGATCGCTTTGAAATCTATAATTACTTCATCAATTACAAAGATCAACAAGACCCACTACAACAATGGTATACCAGTACTGTTGAGCAAGCACGCAAAATGGGCATAGACAGCCAAGAAATTGCCAAGCAAATTTATCAGGATGAGATTGATATATTAATTGACCTTGATAGTCTCACTCTAGATATTAGCTGTGAAGTGATGGCACTTAAACCAGCTCCAGTGCAGGCTACTTGGCTAGGTTGGGATGCATCAGGAATACCAGCAATAGACTATTACATCGCTGATCCCTATGTTTTGCCAGAATCAGCTCAGGATTACTACAAAGAAAAAATCTGGCGCTTACCCCAAACTTACATTGCTGTGGATGGTTTTGAGGTAGGTGTACCAACTCTGCGTCGTGAGCATTTAAATATTCCAACGGATGCTGTAATTTATTTAAGCACTCAAGGGGGATGTAAGCGCCATCCTGATACTGTGCGGCTACAAATGAGAATTTTAAAGGCGGTACCAAATAGCTACTTTTTGATTAAAGGATTAGCCGATCAAGAAGCAATTAAAGTCTTTTTTACCCAGCTAGCAAAAGAAGAGGGTGTAGATGGCGAGCGACTGCGATTTTTACCAGAAGTTCCCTCAGAAGCAATTCATCGAGCTAATTTAAGCATTGCTGATGTGATACTCGATACTTATCCCTATAATGGTGCAACAACAACTATGGAGACTCTCTGGATGGGAATTCCTCTAGTTACAAAAGTAGGAGAGCAATTTGCTGCTCGCAACAGCTACACAATGATGATGAATGCTGGATTAACAGAAGGTATTGCGTGGACAGATGGGGAATATTTAGACTGGGGTATTAGGTTAGGAAAAGACTCTGCTTTGCGGCAAAAAATAGTTTGCCAATTGCGAGAATTTAAGAAATCTGCGCCTTTATGGAATGCTCAAAAGTTTACTCAGGACATGGAAAAAGCATATGAGCAAATGTGGCAAATTTATGTTGAAGGTAAGAGTTAA
- a CDS encoding tetratricopeptide repeat protein: MSYSTNIFIEKLQNNLLSKNSHNCQLEPENHLKSRQEVISQLHTQALAFYHNRQLDEAEKKFQEVLQWDNHHAAAWLNIGTLYYIKERYQEALDALNNCLKIEPLGAIQHYSLGLVLEKIDDIPKAIQAYQQAIFLDSKLIDAYNKLGNIFLAMGKLEQAESIYHQAIAAKPDHFGSYINLGNILVEKQQIDDAITAYEKALELKPRNPDILYNLGVAFEAKNDKAEAALNYGYAFYRQGKSEKAVEKFLEFLETKTGDVFFYIALGDCYKRLQKDEEAIRTYQAGIKLYPESAILYFELSITLQVFGRPQEAIAVAEQASQLLPHVLSLKIQQQCTLPILYETEAEIDYYRQRFTQGLEQLVQQTYLESIEDKSNALSAIACRTNFYLQYQGKNDLNLQKKYGHFVHQVMSANYPEWVKPISMPPVSNNGKIRIGYVSECMRMHTVGRLMLGWLRNRNHQDFEVYCYHIDPIVDSITQQYRLYSNYFCHIPQDLESVCKKIISDQLHILVILDIGMQPQLSQIAGLRLAPVQCTSWGHPITSGSPTIDYFLTSDLMEPENSQAHYSEKLVRLPNIGISYAQPIIPELQKSRLDFGLTEESILYLSCQSLYKYLPQYDYIFAAIAQRVPHAQFAFLSHQSVYITDKFRRRLQNAFANFGLNSEEYCVILPRLKWVEYLNLNCISDIFLDTFSWSGGNTALEAIACKLPIVTCPGEFMRGRHSYGILQMLGVTDTIAKNEDEYIEIAVKLGIETEWRMSIVEQMVARHSYLYNDKTCVEALENFYRRVVQEGLKVP; encoded by the coding sequence ATATCTTACAGCACAAACATCTTTATTGAAAAACTACAGAATAATTTACTAAGCAAAAATAGCCACAATTGTCAACTTGAGCCAGAGAATCATCTTAAGAGCCGTCAAGAGGTAATAAGTCAATTACATACGCAAGCTCTTGCATTCTATCATAATAGACAATTGGATGAAGCTGAGAAGAAATTTCAGGAAGTATTACAGTGGGATAACCATCATGCCGCAGCTTGGCTAAACATCGGTACTCTGTATTACATAAAAGAAAGATATCAAGAAGCATTAGATGCACTAAATAACTGTTTAAAAATTGAACCATTAGGAGCTATCCAGCATTACAGTCTTGGTTTGGTTTTAGAAAAAATAGATGATATTCCCAAAGCAATTCAGGCTTACCAACAGGCAATTTTCTTAGATTCAAAATTAATTGATGCTTACAATAAACTGGGAAATATTTTTTTGGCAATGGGAAAGCTAGAGCAAGCTGAATCCATTTATCATCAAGCGATCGCAGCCAAACCGGATCATTTCGGTAGTTATATTAATTTAGGTAATATTCTTGTAGAAAAACAACAGATAGATGATGCAATTACTGCTTATGAGAAAGCTCTAGAATTGAAGCCACGTAATCCTGATATTCTCTATAATTTAGGAGTAGCATTTGAAGCTAAAAATGATAAAGCAGAAGCAGCATTAAATTATGGCTATGCTTTTTATCGTCAAGGTAAATCTGAAAAAGCTGTAGAAAAATTTTTGGAGTTTCTTGAAACCAAAACAGGTGATGTGTTTTTCTACATAGCATTAGGTGATTGTTATAAACGTCTGCAAAAAGATGAAGAGGCTATTAGAACTTACCAAGCTGGAATCAAGCTGTATCCCGAATCAGCCATCCTTTATTTTGAATTGAGTATTACTTTACAAGTATTTGGTAGACCACAGGAAGCAATAGCTGTTGCAGAACAAGCTTCACAGTTGCTACCTCATGTTTTATCTCTGAAAATACAACAGCAATGTACACTACCTATTCTTTATGAAACTGAGGCAGAGATTGACTACTATAGACAGCGATTTACTCAAGGGTTAGAACAACTAGTTCAGCAAACATATTTAGAGAGTATTGAAGACAAAAGCAATGCTTTAAGTGCTATAGCTTGCCGTACAAATTTTTACTTACAATATCAAGGAAAAAATGATTTAAACTTACAAAAAAAGTATGGACATTTTGTTCATCAAGTTATGTCTGCTAATTACCCCGAATGGGTAAAACCAATATCCATGCCGCCCGTAAGTAACAATGGTAAAATTCGTATTGGTTATGTATCTGAATGTATGCGTATGCATACAGTAGGAAGATTAATGCTTGGATGGCTGCGAAATAGAAACCACCAAGACTTTGAGGTATATTGCTACCATATAGATCCAATAGTAGATTCTATAACTCAGCAGTACCGATTATATAGTAATTATTTTTGTCACATACCACAAGATTTAGAATCAGTCTGTAAAAAGATTATTTCCGATCAACTACATATACTGGTCATATTGGATATTGGTATGCAACCACAATTATCACAAATAGCAGGACTGCGCCTTGCACCAGTACAATGTACATCCTGGGGACATCCCATCACTTCAGGTAGCCCTACAATTGATTACTTTTTAACTAGTGATTTGATGGAACCGGAAAACTCCCAAGCACACTATTCAGAGAAATTAGTTCGCTTGCCTAATATTGGCATATCTTATGCTCAGCCAATAATTCCTGAGCTTCAAAAATCTCGTCTAGACTTTGGGTTAACGGAGGAATCAATACTCTATTTATCCTGTCAATCTCTTTATAAATATCTACCACAGTATGATTATATTTTTGCTGCGATCGCTCAAAGAGTTCCTCATGCACAATTTGCATTTTTATCTCATCAAAGTGTTTATATTACAGACAAATTCCGCCGACGCCTGCAAAATGCCTTTGCTAACTTTGGCTTAAATAGTGAAGAGTATTGTGTGATATTACCAAGATTGAAATGGGTGGAGTATTTAAACCTTAATTGTATCTCTGATATTTTTCTAGATACTTTTAGTTGGTCTGGTGGTAATACAGCACTGGAAGCGATCGCTTGCAAATTACCTATTGTCACCTGTCCTGGTGAATTTATGCGCGGTCGTCATTCTTATGGCATTTTGCAAATGTTAGGTGTGACAGATACAATTGCTAAAAATGAAGATGAATATATTGAAATCGCTGTCAAATTAGGAATTGAAACTGAATGGAGAATGAGCATTGTTGAGCAGATGGTAGCTCGTCATTCTTATTTATATAATGATAAAACTTGTGTAGAAGCACTAGAAAATTTTTATCGGCGGGTGGTACAGGAAGGTCTGAAAGTTCCATAA